One Dictyostelium discoideum AX4 chromosome 3 chromosome, whole genome shotgun sequence genomic region harbors:
- the abcC2 gene encoding ABC transporter C family protein yields MIKNLKQKIKNRFSYSLLSEDDNTDYFSKPCPEDNATLWQRFTFGWTERMLMTGYFNGPLEMKDVSDLPDRNKVNITAPFLDTIDYNSKYPLIKQIYKEFVSRNKISVATKIFVAIVSILSPLCLKYFIYYIKLDESQKTFKFGFLLCVLLFLSSLSLTLSQQYGYWFGLQTSLHARGAITQKIFEKTLRLSNQAKRLYNSGTIMNIISVDVGTFSDFFWNNHIEIFVFPFQILALLILLCWIVGLSGLVGFGVMVVSIPLCTFLSTKIAKNLRISLGYADTRCNLTSEFINGIRFLKLYAWEQLFLDRIEEQRTLQLKYLYRRAIYWILDRMITQVTSALVLVATFSTYALTGNQMTLEVAFTAMTIFVNLRRPLEMLPEAIHRALSLIPSSKRIENFLQSPEIQDQPFLEQYSNNKLSIRNNNNNNNNVSSTSSIASSASSNELFDVKINNGTFDWNEIDDLDSGMIINDVRGFAISSDINDMDEMILGDEKVGKSNDTNNGIEYDGAVQPSSSSYVLNNINFIAPAGKLTVICGIVGSGKTSLVSGLIGEIYRVSGSVNIPNNISFTTQQPFLLSTSLRDNILFGKPMNMERYKKVIDACCLTPDLLQLAAKDLTEIGERGINLSGGQKQRISLARALYSDSDCFILDEPLSAVDPEVASHLFDHCIQGMMKDKTRILVTHQLQFIPSADHIIVVDNGVLTQGTYSELKEKGIDFESIMKTKKLNIDENDQSSTSTTDKKSSTSSSSSELKKSTSLLNSTKELDINTIISEKNDPNLIEKAKLLVKEDRNEGEVGFEVYRQYFRHGSLNLFFLTCALYFISQIIFQLSDFWLTIWTNDETNQHDDKYYILYYCIFIGAFIVFLVVRYFMMASITFAASKKLHSELLNSVAFASCQFFDTNPSGRILNRFSKDISDIDLILMENFSDVLQCGSTVVVALFMMIYITPLISIPFAILVVVYYVIQKLYRASSVELKRMESITRSPVFSLLAEAYNGLVTIRCYQQQKRFIEMMQNHININLRLFFYSFSVHRWVGIRLEFITALIVFFTAFSSLFSSNTGFSVLAVTTALGICSYLNWTIRQMTELEVKMNSVERVESYIKTPREGIRHTSEFEDEIDIDGEIEMDFTKWPSRGEVEFKNVEIKYRPTADPSLKNISFKINAKDHIGVVGRTGAGKSTVGISLFRMVECSKGSIFIDGVDISKVGLHELRDALGIVPQDPFIFSGSIRMNIDPFNKYTDDEIWTALEKVKLKDAISSMPLKLESGVQENGDGLSFGQKQLLCLSRTILKNSKVVLMDEATSGIDYVTAALLKQTIDENFNDCTMLTIAHRLDTIIDSTKIAVIDKGELVEYDTPMNLIKTEGSRFKKLVKYQTDFYEESQKKF; encoded by the exons atgattaaaaatttaaaacaaaaaattaaaaatagattttcatattcattattatcagagGATGATAATACTGATTATTTCAGTAAACCGTGTCCTGAGGATAATGCAACATTATGGCAAAGATTTACATTTGGTTGGACAGAAAGAATGTTAATGACAGGTTATTTCAATGGTCCACTCGAAATGAAAGATGTTTCAGATTTACCTGATAGAAATAAAGTTAATATTACAGCACCTTTTTTGGATACTATTGATTATAATTCTAAATAtccattaattaaacaaatctATAAAGAATTTGTTtcaagaaataaaatttcagtTGCAACTAAAATATTTGTTGCAATTGTATCAATTCTTTCACCATTATGTTTAAAAta ttttatttattatattaaattagatGAATCacaaaaaacatttaaatttggatttCTTTTatgtgttttattatttcttagTTCATTATCATTGACATTATCACAGCAATATGGTTATTGGTTTGGTTTACAAACTTCACTTCATGCTCGTGGTGCAATCActcaaaaaatatttgaaaaaacttTAAGATTAAGTAATCAAGCAAAGAGACTATATAATTCAGGTACAATTATGAATATTATTTCAGTTGATGTTGGAACTTTTTCAGATTTCTTTTGGAATAAtcatattgaaatttttgtatttccatttcaaattttagcattattaatattattatgttGGATTGTTGGATTAAGTGGTTTAGTTGGTTTTGGTGTT atgGTTGTATCAATACCATTATGTACATTTTTAAGTACAAAAATTGCAAAGAATTTAAGAATTTCATTAGGATATGCAGATACTAGATGTAATTTAACATCagaatttataaatggtattagatttttaaaattatatgcATGggaacaattatttttagatagaATTGAAGAACAAAGAACTTTACAacttaaatatttatatagaCGTGCAATTTATTGGATTTTAGATAGAATGATAACACAGGTTACATCTGCATTAGTATTAGTTGCAACATTTTCAACATATGCATTGACAGGTAATCAAATGACATTGGAGGTAGCATTCACCGCAATGACAATTTTCGTTAATCTTAGACGTCCATTAGAGATGTTACCAGAAGCAATTCACAGAGCATTAAGTTTAATACCGTCATCaaaaagaattgaaaattttttacaatCACCTGAAATTCAAGATCAACCATTTTTAGAacaatattcaaataataaattatcaattagaaataataataataataataataatgtttcatcaacatcatcaatagcatcatcagcatcatcaaatgaattatttgatgttaaaattaataatggtacATTTGATTGGAATGAAATAGACGATTTAGATAGTGGTATGATTATTAATGATGTTCGAGGTTTTGCAATTAGTAGTGATATTAATGATATGGATGAAATGATATTGGGTGATGAAAAAGTTGGTAAATCAAACGATACAAATAATGGAATTGAATATGATGGTGCAGTacaaccatcatcatcttcatatgttttaaataatattaatttcattgcACCAGCAGGTAAATTAACAGTTATTTGTGGTATTGTGGGTAGTGGTAAAACTAGTTTAGTTAGTGGTTTAATTGGTGAAATTTATAGAGTTAGCGGTTCAGTTAATAttccaaataatatttcatttacaACTCAACAACCATTCCTTCTTAGTACATCGTTGAGGGATAATATTCTATTTGGAAAACCAATGAATATGGAACGTTATAAGAAAGTTATTGATGCATGTTGTTTAACACCAGATTTATTACAATTGGCAGCAAAAGATTTAACAGAAATTGGTGAACGTGGTATTAATCTTTCAGGTGGTCAAAAGCAACGTATTTCATTGGCACGTGCTTTATATTCAGATTCagattgttttattttagatgAACCATTATCAGCCGTTGATCCAGAAGTTGCATCACATTTATTCGATCATTGTATTCAAGGTATGATGAAAGATAAAACACGTATTCTAGTAACTCATCAACTTCAATTCATTCCATCCGCTGATCATATAATTGTAGTTGATAATGGTGTTTTAACTCAAGGTACCTATAGTGAACTAAAAGAAAAAggtattgattttgaatcaattatgaaaacaaagaaattaaatattgatgaaaatgatcaaTCATCGACATCAACAACAGATAAAAAAagttcaacatcatcatcatcatcagaattaaaaaaatcaacatcattattaaattcaacaaaagaATTAGATATTAATACAATTATTAGTGAAAAGAATgatccaaatttaattgaaaaagctAAATTATTAGTAAAAGAGGATAGAAATGAAGGTGAAGTTGGTTTTGAAGTTTATAGACAATATTTTAGACATggatcattaaatttattctttttaactTGTGCACTTTATTTCATTAGTCAAATCATTTTCCAATTATCAGATTTTTGGTTAACCATTTGGACCAATGATGAAACCAATCAACATGATGATAAATATtacattttatattattgtatATTTATTGGTGCATTCATTGTGTTTTTAGTGGTACGTTATTTTATGATGGCTTCAATTACATTTGCAGCATCGAAAAAGCTACATTCGGAATTATTGAATTCAGTTGCATTTGCAAGTTGTCAATTCTTTGATACCAATCCATCAGGTCGTATTTTAAATAGATTCAGTAAGGATATTAGTGATATCGATTTAATATTGATGGAGAATTTCTCAGATGTTCTTCAGTGTGGTTCAACTGTGGTTGTGGCATTGTTTATGATGATTTATATCACTCCATTAATTAGTATACCATTTGCAATATTAGTAGTGGTTTATTATGTAATTCAAAAACTTTATCGTGCTTCATCGGTTGAATTAAAGAGAATGGAAAGTATTACAAGAAGTCcagtattttcattattggCAGAGGCATATAATGGTTTGGTTACAATAAGAtgttatcaacaacaaaagagATTCATTGAAATGATGCAAAATCAtatcaatataaatttaCGTTTATTCTTTTACAGTTTTTCAGTTCATAGATGGGTTGGAATTCGTTTGGAATTCATTACAGCTCTAATTGTGTTTTTCACTGCATTCTCTTCATTATTTAGTTCAAATACTGGTTTCTCTGTATTGGCTGTAACTACTGCATTGGGAATTTGTTCCTACTTAAATTGGACTATTAGACAAATGACAGAGTTGGAGGTAAAGATGAATTCAGTTGAAAGAGTTGAAAGTTATATTAAAACCCCAAGAGAAGGTATTAGACATACTTCAGAATTCGAGGATGAAATCGATATAGatggtgaaattgaaatGGACTTTACAAAATGGCCATCAAGGGGTGAGGTTGAATTTAAGAATGTCGAAATTAAATATCGTCCAACCGCAGATCCAAGTTTAAAGAATATttcattcaaaatcaatGCAAAAGATCATATTGGTGTGGTTGGCCGTACTGGTGCAGGTAAAAGTACAGTTGGTATTAGTTTATTCCGTATGGTTGAATGTTCAAAAGGTTCAATTTTCattgatggtgttgataTTTCAAAAGTTGGTTTACATGAACTTAGAGATGCTTTAGGTATCGTACCACAAGATCCATTCATTTTCTCTGGTAGTATTCGTATGAATATTGATCCATTCAATAAGTATactgatgatgaaatttgGACAGCCCttgaaaaagttaaattaaAGGATGCAATCTCTTCAATGCCTTTGAAATTGGAATCTGGAGTCCAAGAGAATGGTGATGGTTTATCATTTGgtcaaaaacaattattatgtCTCTCAAGaacaattttaaagaattctAAAGTGGTCCTAATGGATGAAGCTACCTCTGGTATTGATTATGTTACTGCTgcattattaaaacaaactATCGACGAGAACTTTAATGATTGTACAATGTTAACAATAGCTCATAGACTTGATACTATTATAGATAGTACTAAAATAGCTGTAATCGATAAAGGTGAATTAGTGGAATATGACACTCCAATGAATCTCATTAAAACTGAAGGttcaagatttaaaaaattagttaaaTATCAAACTGATTTCTATGAAGAATCTCAAAAGAagttttaa
- the mcm3 gene encoding MCM family protein, which yields MMANNDEAIIMERDFSDFIDDDRSGYRGLLEEFIENNSKRLVIKIDTLRSVSPDLAQRFLKKPLNYIGLFQNVLTTKIKNLKRQMFEKMLDMDPDEVDEDLKKQIKDTMNQQVFIGFEGNFGSHHVTPRGLNASLITRLVCVEGIVTKCSLVRPKVLKSVHYCEKTKRTTSRTYEDATSDSGIPTTSQYPTRDDQGNPLITEYGMCEYKDSQMVSIQEMPERAPAGQLPRSVDILLDNDLVDTVKPGDRVQVYGVYRAIPMSAPELKTTKFRPILICNRISLLSKEVSGPSLSEQDVTNIKNFSKYDNCFDLIATSLAPSICGHDNIKRSLLLLLLGGVERNLANGTHLRGDINLLMVGDPSTAKSQLLRFILNIAPLAINTTGRGSSGVGLTAAVTSDSETGERRLEAGAMVLADRGIVCIDEFDKMSPDDRVAIHEVMEQQTVTISKAGIHASLNARCSVVAAANPIYGKYNPDLKAHTNIGLPDSLLSRFDLLFIVLDGINPDHDRMIAEHVLRMHRYKDEGSELESMLGSEQISTLGGEFKNVSTVKTTSDLDTPVFQKYNKLLHGAENKSDIVSIPFIQKYIFYAKTLFKPRLTDEAREYIIEKYTEMRSKQTPNSIPITTRSLETMIRLSQAHAKCRLDHNVTVDDTIVAIEIMNRALSGSNMKEKEKSQQNNRNNKNNKNNNSNNDNDDDDNNDDNNEPDLNDFENKNENENENENEEEYNEEDDDDDFDIQNSNNNNNNNNNNNNNDNKNKTKNNNKPTATTKKRKTSDTPTKQQSKPPSLTIPTQPIQKTKEIMDVAKVINQFLIERKSKSLTTTVQDIIDHLKSKFKKEEIEKTLCYLIQISRIALINGNEIKSMIQ from the exons atgatgGCAAATAACGATGAGGCAATCATTATGGAGAGAGATTTCTCTGATTTTATCGATGATGATAGGTCTGGGTATAGGGGTTTACTAGAAGAATTtatagaaaataatagtaaaagaCTTGTAATTAAAATAGATACATTAAGATCAGTATCACCTGATTTAGCACAAAG atttttaaaaaagccattaaattatattggATTATTTCAAAATGTATTAACaactaaaataaagaatttaaagagaCAAATGTTTGAAAAGATGTTGGATATGGATCCAGATGAGGTTgatgaagatttaaaaaaacaaataaaagataCAATGAATCAACAAGTTTTCATAGGGTTTGAAGGTAATTTTGGTAGTCATCATGTTACACCAAGAGGTTTAAATGCATCATTAATTACAAGATTAGTTTGTGTTGAAGGAATTGTTACAAAAT gttcaTTGGTTAGaccaaaagttttaaaaagtgTACATTATTGTGAAAAAACTAAAAGAACTACAAGTAGAACTTATGAAGATGCAACATCTGATAGTGGTATACCAACGACATCACAATATCCAACTAGAGATGATCAAGGTAATCCATTGATAACTGAATATGGTATGTGTGAGTATAAGGATAGTCAAATGGTATCAATTCAAGAGATGCCAGAGAGAGCACCAGCAGGTCAATTACCACGTTCAGTCGATATTCTATTGGATAATGATTTAGTGGATACAGTGAAACCAGGTGATAGAGTACAAGTGTATGGTGTTTATCGTGCAATACCAATGAGTGCACCCGAATTGAAGACCACCAAGTTTAGACccattttaatttgtaataGGATTTCATTGTTAAGTAAAGAAGTTAGTGGACCTTCATTATCGGAACAAGATgtaacaaatattaaaaacttttcaaaGTATGACAATTGTTTCGATTTGATAGCAACTAGTTTAGCACCATCCATTTGTGGTCATGATAATATTAAGAGAagtttattgttattactgtTGGGTGGGGTTGAACGTAATCTTGCAAATGGCACCCATTTAAGAGGTGATATTAATCTTTTGATGGTGGGCGATCCCTCAACCGCAAAATCCCAACTACTCCGTTTCATATTAAATATCGCACCATTGGCTATCAATACAACTGGAAGAGGTTCTTCAGGTGTTGGTTTAACAGCTGCCGTTACATCAGATTCAGAGACTGGTGAACGTCGTTTAGAGGCTGGTGCAATGGTTTTGGCAGATCGTGGTATAGTTTGTATTGATGAATTCGACAAGATGAGTCCAGATGATCGTGTTGCAATTCATGAGGTTATGGAACAACAAACCGTCACAATCTCAAAAGCTGGTATTCACGCATCTTTGAACGCACGTTGTTCAGTGGTTGCCGCAGCAAATCCAATCTATGGTAAATATAATCCAGATTTAAAAGCCCACACTAATATTGGTTTACCAGATTCATTGTTATCTCGTTTCGATTTACTTTTCATTGTATTGGATGGTATAAATCCCGATCATGATAGAATGATCGCTGAACATGTCCTACGTATGCACCGTTATAAAGATGAAGGTTCAGAATTGGAATCAATGTTGGGTTCTGAACAAATTTCAACATTGGGTGGTGAATTCAAAAATGTTTCCACTGTAAAGACTACATCTGATCTTGATACACCAgtatttcaaaaatataataaactcTTACATGGTGCCGAGAATAAATCAGATATAGTTTCAATTCCATTCattcaaaaatatattttctaTGCCAAAACTTTATTCAAACCAAGATTAACCGATGAAGCTAGAGAATACATCATTGAAAAGTATACTGAAATGCGTTCAAAACAAACTCCAAATTCAATCCCAATTACAACTCGTTCTTTGGAAACTATGATTCGTCTTTCACAAGCTCATGCAAAATGTCGTTTAGATCATAATGTAACTGTTGATGATACAATTGTAGCAATTGAAATTATGAATAGAGCTTTATCTGGTTCAAATatgaaagaaaaagaaaaatcacaacaaaataatagaaataataaaaataataaaaataataatagtaataatgacaatgatgatgatgataataatgatgataataatgaaccagatttaaatgattttgaaaataaaaatgaaaatgaaaatgaaaatgaaaatgaagaagaatataatgaagaagatgacgatgatgattttgatattcaaaatagtaataataataataataataataataataataataataatgataataaaaataaaactaaaaataataataaaccaacagcaacaacaaagaaaagaaaaacatCTGATACACCAACTaaacaacaatcaaaaccACCATCATTAACTATACCAACtcaaccaattcaaaaaaccAAAGAAATTATGGATGTCGCTAAAGTTATTAATCAATTCTTAATtgaaagaaaatcaaaatcattgaCAACGACAGTACAAGATATAATAGATCATTTGAAAAGTAAATTTAAGaaagaagaaattgaaaaaacattatgttatttaattcaaataagtAGAATTGcattaattaatggtaatgaaattaaatctatgattcaataa
- the ssr2 gene encoding translocon-associated protein subunit beta — protein sequence MNFKTVISLFLVLFVSFVYCENGAELLFHKKIVEGPVVGKELPIQFIIYNVGSEPAYDISFIDNDFSNAEFEFVSGSSEGKWETLAPNSQVQTNLTVIPKKSGIYSLTSTVLNYRKTQTSSEFTVSSAASYSGMYVESQADYEKRTSLLIKEWITFFVLCAGAIALPYSISTYYKKNYENGIKK from the exons ATG AACTTCAAAActgtaatttcattatttttagttttatttgtcAGTTTCGTCTATTGTGAGAACGGAGCTGAACTCTTATTCCACAAAAAGATCGTTGAAGGTCCAGTAGTTGGAAAGGAATTACCAATTCAATTCATTATCTACAATGTTGGTTCAGA acCAGCTTATGATATTTCAttcattgataatgatttttcaaatgctgagtttgaatttgtttcAGGTTCATCAGAAGGTAAATGGGAAACCCTTGCACCAAACTCACAAGTTCAAACCAATTTAACTGTTATCCCAAAGAAATCTGGTATCTATTCATTAACTTCAACCGTTTTAAATTATCGTAAAACTCAAACTTCAAGTGAATTCACTGTTTCATCAGCTGCCAGTTACAGTGGTATGTATGTTGAAAGCCAAGCTGATTATGAAAAGAGAACTTCCCTCTTAATTAAAGAATGGATCACTTTCTTTGTTTTATGTGCTGGTGCCATCGCTTTACCATATTCCATCTCTACTTATTACAAgaaaaattatgaaaatggaattaaaaaataa
- the glud2 gene encoding NAD+ dependent glutamate dehydrogenase yields MLNQNLTISQEIAAQPKTQYFTKEDGDALANLLESNPYKEQAVEVKSLLKSERLIESSRVEPEVDWFYCKLGLDSNYFDSTPSIVIARHILSLYAAKMVSHATGAKLEVHLHSKNEGSATFITPSNPGKRDSPAMMIEHAIESHYFGEGYHQDQQLLSPQQVAVAPFPVSPKPPTGTNLPPHGFRLACYRTTGTVSNSSPVHLRLYYLTKPVFPQATNDLSASKNDEILATETDLFKIGDISFIEKSSELTKKIYQEVMNEVVGKQGPVIKHYPYQTNGARLVIAYRRGSTHSYWSAIGELYHFHQMYATHKYVEQFSNGITIYSIYLRPLHPDVDINTKISKIAEQASLVYVLPRTSLTPLFLSHQLSFPEVTYAYVCWKFAYQFLNRYATEYSALAAAIGDDSTKQSMLAQLKTRLSKDTFTEGRVRDAVLQYPELIKILYQDFEKFHFSGSNSNNTQKYDVQHGSEILASIKKTVNNELDSQIFSAILSFNRHLLKTNFYKQTKTALSFRLDPGFLSTKEYVSTPYAVFFVVGSEFRGFHIRFRDISRGGIRIIRSGNSTQYDHNSSSLFDENYNLANTQQSKNKDIAEGGSKGTILLSADHQSKAEVAFHKYIDGLLDLLLPNHEIVDHFAKPEILFLGPDEGTADFMNWASSHAKDRGAHFWKAFTTGKSLSRGGIPHDLYGMTTRSIHQYVLGTLAKLGRNEADCTKFQTGGPDGDLGSNEIKISKDKTIGIVDGSGVLLDPQGLNRDEIGRLASKRQMARYFDKSKLSPQGFFVDVAENDVKLPNGDIVESGLIFRNNFHLNPLCNADIFVPCGGRPESVQLTNVDKMFTATGESRFPIIVEGANLFFTQKARLMIEEKGAIIFKDASANKGGVTSSSLEVLAALALNDEEFDRHMCVKDNVVPEFYENYIKDVHHTIESNARLEFECIWSEHESTKTPRSILSDLLSNKINSLNDSIQTSSLWTDQSLRRKIISAACPKVLLNLLGVDKIMERVPEPYVKAIFGSYLASRFVYKYGLNSNEFAFYTYMETLKQQ; encoded by the exons atgttaaaccaaaatttaacaatttcaCAAGAGATTGCAGCTCAACCAAAGACTCAATATTTCACTAAAGAAGATGGTGATGCATTAGCAAATTTATTAGAGTCAAATCCATATAAAGAACAAGCTGTTGAAgttaaaagtttattaaagTCTGAACGTTTAATTGAAAGTTCAAGAGTTGAACCAGAGGTTGATTGGTTCTACTGTAAGTTAGGACTTGATAGCAACTATTTCGATAGTACACCATCAATTGTGATTGCACGTCACATCCTTTCATTATATGCAGCAAAGATGGTATCACATGCAACTGGTGCCAAATTGGAAGTACATCTTCACAGCAAGAACGAGGGTAGTGCCACATTCATCACCCCATCGAACCCAGGTAAAAGAGATTCACCAGCAATGATGATTGAACACGCAATTGAATCACACTACTTTGGCGAAGGATACCACCAAGACCAACAATTATTAAGTCCACAACAAGTTGCCGTTGCTCCATTCCCAGTCTCACCAAAGCCTCCAACTGGCACCAACTTACCACCACACGGTTTCCGTTTGGCATGTTATCGTACCACTGGTACAGTATCGAATTCATCGCCAGTTCATCTCCGTCTTTACTACTTGACAAAACCAGTATTCCCACAAGCAACCAATGACCTCTCTGCAAGTAAAAACGATGAAATACTCGCCACCGAGACTGATCTCTTCAAAATTGGTGATATCTCATTCATTGAGAAATCATCTGAACTCACCAAAAAGATCTATCAAGAAGTTATGAATGAAGTCTGTTGGTAAACAAGGTCCAGTCATTAAACATTATCCATATCAAACCAATGGTGCTCGTTTAGTCATTGCCTATCGTCGTGGTTCAACTCACTCCTATTGGTCTGCAATTGGTGAACTCtaccattttcatcaaatgTATGCAACTCATAAATATGTTGAACAATTCTCAAATGGTATTacaatttattcaatttatttacgTCCATTACATCCAGATGTTGATATTAAtactaaaatttcaaaaattgcTGAacaa gcATCATTAGTTTATGTTTTACCAAGAACATCATTAacaccattatttttatcacaTCAATTATCATTCCCAGAAGTTACATATGCATATGTTTGTTGGAAATTTGCTTATCAATTTTTGAATAGATATGCTACAGAGTATTCAGCATTGGCAGCAGCAATTGGTGATGATTCAACCAAACAATCAATGTTAGCACAATTAAAGACTCGTTTAAGTAAGGATACATTCACAGAAGGTCGTGTTAGAGATGCAGTTTTACAATATCCAgaattgattaaaattttatatcaaGACTTTGAAAAGTTCCATTTCAGTGGTAGcaacagtaataatacacAAAAATATGATGTTCAACATGGTTCAGAGATTTTAgcatcaattaaaaagacAGTAAATAATGAATTGGATAGTCAAATCTTTTCAGCAATTTTATCATTCAATCGTCATTTATTAAAGACAAATTTCTATAAACAAACTAAAACAGCTTTATCATTCCGTTTGGATCCAGGTTTCCTCTCAACTAAAGAATACGTTTCAACACCATACGCAGTTttctttgttgttggttCTGAATTCCGTGGTTTCCATATTCGTTTCCGTGATATTTCTCGTGGTGGTATTCGTATCATTAGATCTGGTAATTCCACTCAATACGATCATAACTCTTCATCATTGTTTGATGAGAATTACAATTTAGCCAATACTCAACAATCAAAGAATAAGGATATTGCTGAAGGTGGTTCAAAGGGTACTATTCTCTTGTCTGCCGATCATCAAAGTAAAGCTGAAGTTGCTTTCCATAAATATATCGATGGTTTATTGGATCTTTTATTACCAAATCACGAGATTGTCGATCACTTTGCCAAACCAGAGATCCTCTTCCTCGGTCCAGATGAGGGTACTGCCGATTTCATGAATTGGGCTTCAAGTCACGCTAAAGATCGTGGTGCACATTTCTGGAAAGCCTTTACCACTGGTAAATCATTAAGTAGAGGTGGTATTCCTCATGATCTCTATGGTATGACCACTAGATCCATTCATCAATACGTTCTTGGTACACTCGCTAAATTGGGTAGAAACGAAGCCGATTGCACAAAATTCCAAACTGGTGGTCCAGATGGTGATTTAggttcaaatgaaattaaaatctcCAAAGATAAAACCATTGGTATCGTCGATGGTTCCGGTGTACTCTTGGATCCACAAGGTCTCAATCGTGATGAGATTGGTCGTCTCGCTAGTAAACGTCAAATGGCTCGTTACtttgataaatcaaaacTCTCTCCACAAGGTTTCTTTGTTGATGTTGCAGAGAATGATgtaaaattaccaaatggtGACATTGTCGAAAGTGGTCTCATCTTTAGAAATAACTTCCATCTCAATCCATTATGTAATGCCGATATCTTTGTACCATGCGGTGGTAGACCAGAATCTGTACAATTGACAAATGTCGATAAAATGTTCACTGCAACCGGTGAATCTCGTTTCCCAATCATCGTTGAAGGTGCTAATTTATTCTTTACTCAAAAGGCAAGATTAATGATCGAAGAGAAGGGTGCTATCATCTTTAAGGATGCCTCTGCCAATAAAGGTGGTGTCACTTCTTCCTCTTTGGAGGTCTTGGCCGCTTTGGCTTTGAATGATGAAGAATTCGATAGACATATGTGTGTCAAGGATAATGTAGTACCAGAGTTTTATGAAAATTACATTAAAGACGTTCATCATACCATTGAATCAAATGCTCGTTTAGAGTTTGAATGTATTTGGAGTGAACATGAATCAACTAAAACTCCACGTTCAATCCTTTCCGATCtcttatcaaataaaatcaattcacTCAATGATTCAATTCAAACCTCTTCCCTTTGGACTGATCAATCACTCAGACGTAAAATCATCTCTGCTGCTTGTCCAAAggttttattaaatcttttaggtgttgataaaattatgGAACGTGTACCAGAACCATACGTTAAAGCTATCTTTGGTTCTTATTTAGCAAGTCGTTTCGTTTATAAATATGGTCTCAATAGTAATGAATTTGCTTTCTATACTTATATGGAAActttaaaacaacaataa